A window of the Nitrospirota bacterium genome harbors these coding sequences:
- a CDS encoding phosphoglycerate dehydrogenase, whose amino-acid sequence MVSAPPLIQSLDAFREVFVRHGIEIVVAQAQQRLGEAELIPLVRDIDGTICSDDEYNDRVLEAAPRLKVISRWGTGMDSIDLTSAERRGIRVTNVPGAFTEPVADTVLAFMLAFSRRIVESDRIVRSGSWEKTASRSLGECALGVIGVGEIGKAVIRRASAFGMRVLGHDPVSPPADFLQAHRVSMVPLQDLLRTADFASLNCSLNPTSHHLIGDAELRLMKPSAYLINTSRGPVVDENALARALAEGRIAGAALDVFENEPLPAHSPLRKYDHCFLAPHNANASPAAWRMTHERAILNLLSALEGDA is encoded by the coding sequence TTGGTTTCGGCTCCTCCGCTCATTCAATCGTTGGACGCCTTCAGGGAAGTCTTCGTCCGGCACGGGATCGAGATCGTCGTAGCCCAGGCGCAGCAACGGCTTGGCGAGGCGGAGTTGATTCCACTCGTTCGTGATATTGACGGGACGATCTGTTCCGACGACGAGTACAACGATCGAGTCCTCGAAGCGGCGCCGCGTCTCAAGGTGATATCCAGGTGGGGAACCGGGATGGACTCCATCGACCTGACGAGCGCGGAGCGCCGAGGCATCCGGGTGACGAACGTGCCCGGCGCCTTCACGGAACCGGTCGCCGATACCGTCCTGGCCTTCATGCTCGCCTTCTCCCGACGGATCGTGGAGAGCGACCGCATCGTGCGAAGCGGCTCATGGGAGAAGACTGCATCCCGTTCGCTGGGTGAATGCGCGCTGGGGGTCATCGGGGTCGGCGAGATAGGGAAAGCCGTCATCCGGCGAGCCTCCGCCTTCGGCATGCGTGTGCTGGGCCACGATCCGGTCAGCCCCCCCGCGGACTTTCTCCAGGCCCATCGCGTGAGCATGGTTCCTCTCCAAGATCTTCTCCGGACGGCCGATTTCGCAAGCCTCAACTGTTCTCTGAATCCCACGTCCCACCATCTCATCGGGGACGCCGAACTCCGTCTCATGAAACCGTCGGCCTACCTGATCAACACCTCCCGCGGGCCCGTGGTGGACGAGAACGCCCTGGCCCGCGCCCTCGCCGAAGGAAGGATTGCCGGCGCCGCTCTCGATGTCTTCGAAAACGAGCCCCTGCCCGCCCACAGCCCGCTCCGAAAGTACGACCACTGCTTCCTCGCGCCTCACAATGCCAACGCCAGTCCGGCGGCTTGGCGCATGACGCACGAGCGAGCCATCCTCAACCTCCTCAGCGCACTGGAAGGTGACGCATGA
- a CDS encoding N-acetylneuraminate synthase family protein, which produces MPIGVGKEIRIGSRVVGDRHPCFIIAEAGSNHNGNLEQAYRLIDVAAEAGADAVKFQNFRAEKLYPPTAGESDYLKREKGIFDIIREMEMPDGWVARLADYCGEKKIFFLSTPFDEESVDLIDPFVPAYKVASCEMTHYPLLSHMVSKKKPIIMSTACSTLEEVVDAVGFIRSLGHEDLILLQCTGKYPAPMEGLNLRSLPAMREATGCLVGLSDHSRDPLVGPVAAVALGACAVEKHFTLSNRLPGPDHGFALTPEGVAAMVKAIRQAEAALGDGRKIHNELEEEIRLFARRSVFTIRAIRKGERFTRENTAVLRNGKHPAGLHPRQYPHLLGSTAAYPLKAFEPIPPESVHKAG; this is translated from the coding sequence ATGCCAATCGGGGTCGGAAAAGAAATCAGGATCGGTTCGAGGGTCGTCGGTGATCGGCATCCCTGCTTCATCATTGCGGAGGCCGGCAGCAACCACAACGGAAACCTGGAGCAGGCGTATCGACTGATCGACGTTGCCGCGGAGGCGGGAGCGGATGCCGTGAAGTTCCAGAATTTTCGAGCTGAGAAACTCTATCCGCCCACGGCGGGGGAATCCGACTACCTGAAACGAGAGAAGGGGATCTTCGACATCATCCGCGAGATGGAGATGCCGGATGGGTGGGTGGCACGGCTGGCGGATTACTGCGGAGAGAAGAAGATCTTTTTCCTCTCCACCCCGTTCGATGAAGAGTCGGTCGATCTGATTGATCCTTTCGTGCCCGCATACAAGGTTGCTTCGTGCGAGATGACGCACTATCCCCTGCTTTCGCACATGGTCTCGAAGAAGAAGCCGATCATCATGTCCACGGCCTGCTCCACTTTGGAGGAAGTGGTGGACGCCGTCGGTTTCATTCGAAGCCTCGGGCACGAGGACCTGATCCTGCTCCAGTGCACGGGCAAGTACCCCGCGCCCATGGAGGGGCTGAATCTCCGGTCACTCCCGGCGATGCGCGAAGCCACGGGGTGCTTGGTGGGCTTGTCTGACCATTCGAGAGATCCCCTCGTCGGGCCCGTGGCCGCTGTGGCCCTCGGCGCGTGCGCCGTGGAGAAACATTTCACCCTGAGCAACCGACTCCCCGGTCCCGACCACGGCTTTGCACTCACGCCGGAGGGAGTGGCTGCGATGGTAAAGGCCATTCGGCAGGCCGAGGCGGCGCTGGGCGACGGCCGCAAGATTCACAACGAACTTGAGGAGGAAATCCGACTCTTCGCCCGACGCAGCGTTTTCACGATTCGCGCCATCCGCAAAGGAGAACGGTTCACCCGCGAGAATACGGCCGTCCTCCGAAACGGAAAACACCCCGCGGGACTCCATCCCCGGCAGTACCCCCACCTTCTGGGAAGCACGGCGGCATATCCGCTGAAAGCCTTCGAACCGATTCCGCCGGAGAGCGTCCACAAGGCCGGATGA
- a CDS encoding glycyl-radical enzyme activating protein, with translation MMVGSTAGTATGVVFDIQRFSIHDGPGIRTTVFFKGCPLRCPWCQNPESLRPHPEPAFREDRCRKASHCIPACTAGAMTRMEARIRRELCDACGVCVDACPHGALEVVGRRYGIEELVEEVARDRPFFASSGGGITLSGGEPTLQMEFAGAFARRCAEVGVGVGLQTCGLFRWEAFQPYLPLLEFIQFDLKIMSPEMHREVIGADNAAILSNARRLIESGVSTQFRVPVVPGYTDDPTNLLEIAAFLRGNGVVGIHLLRYHAMGEAKLARVGFPIEPLSLAPEARGSGPLEQAAGYLRSKGLEVTTWE, from the coding sequence ATGATGGTCGGCTCAACGGCCGGGACCGCGACCGGAGTGGTCTTCGACATCCAGCGGTTTTCGATTCATGACGGCCCCGGCATCAGAACGACCGTCTTCTTCAAGGGGTGCCCGCTAAGGTGCCCTTGGTGTCAGAATCCCGAGTCCCTGCGTCCCCACCCTGAGCCGGCTTTTCGGGAAGACCGTTGCAGGAAGGCCTCACACTGCATTCCCGCCTGCACGGCAGGCGCGATGACGCGGATGGAAGCGCGAATCCGGAGGGAACTGTGTGATGCCTGTGGGGTATGTGTAGATGCCTGCCCGCACGGGGCGCTGGAAGTGGTTGGCAGGCGGTACGGCATCGAGGAGTTGGTTGAAGAGGTAGCGAGGGACAGGCCCTTCTTTGCTTCGTCGGGGGGGGGGATTACGCTTTCCGGTGGTGAGCCGACGCTGCAGATGGAATTCGCCGGCGCTTTCGCGCGGCGCTGCGCCGAGGTGGGGGTCGGCGTCGGGCTCCAAACCTGCGGACTCTTCCGATGGGAGGCCTTCCAGCCGTATCTTCCCCTCCTTGAATTCATTCAGTTCGACTTGAAGATCATGTCCCCTGAAATGCATCGGGAAGTGATCGGGGCCGACAATGCAGCCATTCTTTCCAATGCCCGGCGTCTGATCGAATCGGGAGTTTCCACGCAGTTCCGAGTGCCGGTGGTGCCCGGATACACCGATGATCCGACGAACCTATTGGAGATCGCCGCCTTTCTCCGTGGGAACGGCGTGGTCGGTATCCATCTCCTTCGCTACCACGCCATGGGCGAGGCGAAGCTGGCCCGCGTGGGATTCCCCATCGAGCCGCTTTCACTCGCGCCTGAAGCGCGGGGCTCCGGGCCATTGGAGCAGGCGGCTGGGTATCTCCGATCGAAAGGATTGGAAGTCACCACGTGGGAATGA
- a CDS encoding formate acetyltransferase — translation MSAARPVVGVNLTQRVRRLHEEVRGSSPALCGERAFLVTRYFRTLADPKDPVILQKAGALEYILGHKAIHIYPQELLVGNFTSFRVGGQLFPELHGVAMMEDLFRFPKRKVNPLQISRAARRRLLTEVLPYWISRIMMTKAHPFPRSLPFLAEMGDPTSYLINEVAGISHFVPDYAGLVNRGTAGYREEAEKRRAAAGIGPREEYFWRAVVGVCDALDGFAERYRSAAFAQAQHESNPTRRAEINGIAEICRKVPRGPATTFHEALQSILFAQIALNLESLDNSVCPGRLDQILHPFYEADLKAGRLDREGAFELLGCFAVKLCEIVPAFSRRGTRFHGGMFNGQVVVVGGTDREGGDATNEVTFLFLELMDALRTRQPNYHARIHAGSPAAYRSRIASALAGGAVSPAVYNDEVIVPILKSRGVAVEDARDYANVGCVEPVAAGRSFFSTDAALFNLPLCMELALNGGRRFGRLRRMGARTQDAANCPSMQALLGLLETQIRAGVARLLADLEAVERANARLHPTPLTSMLLDGCMAKGKDSTEGGAAYNGSGIQGVGAVEVGDCLAAIDWIVFQKKKATLGQVIRACRKNFIGYEELRARLRNAPKYGNDDPLPDGYVGRVMEMFDSTLRDRVNTRGGEYVAGFYSVTSHVAFGRKVGALPSGRCTGDPFSSGLSAGNGRDRRGPTALLRSQAALPLHVARNGINFNLQLDPWSVEGDSGSRRLGALIDGCFKSGGMQMQVNVLDPKVLMEARDHPDRFPGLLVRVSGYSAYFDDLAPEIQQEIIDRMVHGRRQGEPEGITAS, via the coding sequence ATGAGCGCCGCGAGACCCGTCGTCGGTGTGAACCTGACCCAGCGCGTCCGCCGTCTCCACGAAGAAGTTCGGGGAAGCTCTCCCGCACTCTGTGGTGAACGTGCGTTTCTCGTCACCCGGTATTTTCGCACCTTGGCCGATCCGAAAGATCCCGTGATTTTGCAGAAGGCCGGGGCGCTGGAATACATCCTGGGGCACAAAGCGATTCATATTTATCCCCAGGAGCTGTTGGTGGGGAATTTCACTTCGTTTCGAGTCGGGGGGCAGCTCTTTCCCGAACTGCACGGGGTGGCGATGATGGAGGATCTGTTCCGATTTCCGAAAAGAAAGGTGAATCCCCTCCAGATCTCACGGGCCGCCCGTCGTCGGCTTCTCACGGAAGTGCTGCCCTACTGGATTTCGCGCATCATGATGACGAAGGCGCATCCGTTCCCGCGGTCGCTGCCGTTTCTTGCCGAGATGGGAGATCCGACATCGTACCTCATCAACGAGGTGGCGGGAATATCGCACTTCGTCCCGGACTACGCAGGTCTGGTGAATCGGGGAACCGCGGGTTACCGGGAGGAGGCCGAGAAGCGGCGGGCGGCCGCCGGGATCGGCCCCCGCGAAGAGTATTTCTGGCGGGCGGTGGTGGGGGTGTGTGACGCCTTGGACGGCTTCGCGGAGCGTTATCGTTCCGCAGCTTTCGCGCAGGCGCAACATGAATCGAACCCGACCCGACGGGCTGAGATCAACGGGATTGCAGAGATATGCAGGAAAGTACCTCGAGGGCCGGCGACGACTTTCCACGAGGCGCTCCAATCGATCCTCTTCGCGCAGATCGCGCTCAACTTGGAATCGCTGGACAACTCCGTATGCCCCGGCCGATTGGATCAGATCCTCCATCCATTCTACGAGGCCGACTTGAAAGCAGGCCGCTTGGATCGCGAGGGCGCCTTCGAGCTTTTGGGGTGCTTCGCGGTGAAACTGTGCGAGATCGTGCCGGCTTTCTCGCGGCGCGGGACGCGCTTCCACGGTGGAATGTTCAACGGCCAGGTGGTGGTGGTCGGAGGAACGGATCGGGAAGGCGGGGATGCGACGAATGAAGTCACCTTCCTTTTCCTGGAGCTGATGGATGCGCTGCGGACTCGGCAACCCAACTACCATGCACGCATCCACGCGGGCAGTCCGGCAGCGTATCGGTCGAGAATTGCCTCGGCCCTGGCCGGAGGAGCGGTTTCGCCCGCTGTCTACAACGACGAAGTGATCGTTCCGATTTTGAAGTCGAGAGGAGTGGCCGTGGAAGACGCGCGCGACTACGCAAATGTAGGATGCGTGGAGCCGGTGGCGGCAGGCAGGAGTTTTTTCTCGACCGATGCGGCACTCTTCAATCTGCCTTTGTGCATGGAGCTGGCTCTGAATGGCGGTAGGCGTTTTGGCCGGCTCCGTCGGATGGGCGCAAGAACGCAGGACGCGGCGAACTGTCCATCCATGCAGGCGCTCCTTGGGCTGCTGGAGACCCAGATCCGCGCGGGAGTCGCGCGGCTGCTGGCGGATCTGGAGGCTGTCGAGAGAGCCAATGCGCGCCTGCATCCGACACCGCTCACGTCCATGCTGCTCGACGGCTGCATGGCGAAGGGAAAAGATTCCACCGAGGGAGGCGCCGCCTACAATGGAAGCGGCATCCAAGGGGTCGGTGCGGTGGAGGTGGGAGACTGTCTGGCGGCCATCGATTGGATCGTCTTCCAAAAGAAAAAGGCGACTCTGGGGCAGGTGATTCGGGCCTGTCGGAAGAATTTCATCGGTTACGAAGAACTGCGGGCGCGGCTGCGGAATGCGCCCAAGTATGGAAACGACGATCCCCTCCCGGATGGCTATGTTGGACGGGTCATGGAAATGTTCGATTCCACCCTTCGGGACAGGGTCAACACGCGGGGTGGCGAATATGTGGCCGGCTTCTACTCTGTAACTTCGCATGTGGCCTTCGGTAGGAAGGTGGGTGCGCTGCCCAGCGGCCGGTGCACGGGGGATCCTTTCTCCTCCGGCCTTTCGGCCGGGAACGGGAGAGATCGCCGGGGCCCGACAGCCCTCCTACGCTCTCAGGCCGCGTTGCCGCTCCACGTCGCGCGGAATGGGATCAATTTCAATCTGCAATTGGATCCCTGGTCGGTTGAAGGTGATTCCGGATCCCGACGGTTGGGCGCGCTCATCGACGGTTGTTTCAAGTCAGGCGGCATGCAGATGCAGGTGAACGTGCTCGATCCGAAAGTCCTGATGGAAGCGCGCGATCACCCGGACCGGTTTCCCGGTCTGTTGGTGCGGGTCTCGGGCTACTCGGCGTACTTCGACGATCTTGCGCCGGAGATACAGCAGGAGATCATCGACCGAATGGTGCACGGAAGGCGCCAGGGGGAACCGGAAGGGATCACAGCCTCATGA
- a CDS encoding quinone oxidoreductase: MKAIRVARTGGPEVLSYEDIPVPEPGPGQVLVKIEAIGVNYIDTYYRTGFYKTDLPFTSGQEAAGIVEKIGPDVMDWSEGDPVAYTNVMGAYAEYQVVKADRLVRRPAGIDSNLGAAAMLQGMTAHYLTHTTYTLKKGELCLVHAAAGGMGLILCQVAKMLGATVIGTVSTEEKEKLARAAGADHVILYTRQDFEEEVRRITERKGVHVVYDGVGQSTFAKGIYCLRPRGMMVLFGQSSGPVESFDPSILSIRGGLFLTRPGLGWYIAKREELVERSSAVFDWMQTGRVKFTVTREFPLKAAAEAHRALEGRQTTGKILLIP, encoded by the coding sequence ATGAAGGCCATCCGTGTTGCTCGCACCGGCGGGCCGGAAGTCCTCTCGTATGAGGACATCCCGGTGCCCGAGCCGGGACCCGGCCAGGTCCTCGTCAAGATCGAGGCGATCGGGGTCAACTACATCGACACCTACTACCGAACCGGGTTCTACAAGACCGACCTGCCTTTTACGTCGGGCCAGGAGGCGGCGGGGATCGTGGAGAAAATCGGGCCCGATGTGATGGATTGGTCCGAAGGCGACCCCGTCGCCTACACCAATGTGATGGGGGCCTACGCGGAGTATCAAGTGGTCAAGGCCGACCGCTTGGTGCGAAGGCCTGCCGGAATCGATTCGAATCTCGGCGCCGCTGCCATGCTTCAAGGCATGACGGCGCACTATCTCACGCACACCACGTACACGTTGAAGAAGGGCGAGCTATGCCTGGTCCATGCCGCCGCAGGTGGAATGGGTCTGATTCTGTGCCAGGTGGCAAAGATGCTCGGGGCCACCGTCATTGGAACGGTCTCCACCGAGGAGAAAGAAAAGTTGGCCAGAGCCGCCGGCGCGGATCACGTTATTCTCTACACCCGACAGGATTTCGAGGAGGAGGTTCGACGTATCACCGAGCGGAAAGGTGTCCACGTTGTTTACGACGGAGTGGGCCAATCGACCTTCGCGAAGGGGATCTACTGCCTCCGACCCAGGGGCATGATGGTCCTGTTCGGCCAGTCGAGCGGGCCCGTCGAATCGTTCGACCCAAGCATCCTGAGCATCCGCGGGGGCCTGTTCCTGACGCGCCCCGGGCTCGGATGGTACATCGCGAAGCGCGAGGAGTTGGTGGAGCGCTCTTCGGCGGTCTTCGACTGGATGCAGACCGGGCGGGTGAAGTTCACCGTGACCCGGGAGTTTCCTCTCAAAGCGGCGGCCGAGGCCCACCGTGCCTTGGAAGGCCGTCAGACGACCGGCAAGATCCTCCTCATCCCGTAG
- a CDS encoding polyhydroxyalkanoate synthesis regulator DNA-binding domain-containing protein, whose amino-acid sequence MPLAIPSGNRYILFMDAIVFKKYKNNRRLYDTSHNRYVNLDEIEGMVRRKKAVRVVDAQTGRDLTNSVLLQIILNRAKGNPASFLPTDFLSQLIQYQGKSVFDFYRNFTKVASGYLSRFHKGFGGTKKIVEEALDEIGRKAGPEAQARLERIALQEIRFLKSKIAGLETRLSKKGSRR is encoded by the coding sequence ATGCCGCTTGCCATTCCCTCGGGAAACCGGTACATTCTCTTCATGGATGCCATCGTCTTCAAGAAGTACAAGAACAACCGCCGGCTGTACGACACGTCGCACAACCGCTACGTCAACCTGGACGAAATCGAGGGCATGGTGCGTCGCAAGAAGGCCGTGCGGGTGGTGGACGCGCAAACCGGAAGGGACCTGACGAACTCCGTCCTCCTCCAGATCATCCTGAACCGCGCCAAAGGCAATCCGGCCTCGTTCCTTCCGACCGATTTCCTGAGCCAGCTCATACAATATCAGGGGAAATCGGTCTTCGATTTTTATCGCAATTTCACGAAAGTGGCCTCCGGCTATCTCTCACGGTTCCACAAGGGTTTTGGGGGGACGAAGAAGATCGTGGAGGAGGCCCTGGATGAAATCGGGCGGAAGGCGGGTCCCGAGGCTCAGGCGCGATTGGAGCGAATCGCCCTCCAGGAGATCCGTTTCCTGAAGTCGAAGATTGCGGGGCTGGAAACCCGGCTGTCGAAGAAGGGGTCGCGGCGTTGA
- a CDS encoding radical SAM protein, whose amino-acid sequence MHTRGSYTHPGAVVSQLSPGDVEGARVMLINMPLRESAPPNVAPLGPALLAARLRQFGAIPVIVDLNAYRLPTSDLRLTTHEQFDPVGQPLAYAKSPGAGRHLSLAEAEALIAKYLDRHGDQDLIAFSGLITTLRWQENLARVIRSIQPRAILATGNGLATEFREDLFRWIPELNAVCHSEGDDAILKMAYDAKLIRAVGVKAAVLSGKLEPYFMECTADGQPRFAYHGGRPDDLDSLPFPAWDLMEEDVDGVRVLETYLRNPIWGGGSRNSSAAPFSMARSLSTVSSRGCPFDCKFCFRGAQGERNYGVRSAENLAQEIALFSEKYKLDFMGITDDNFMVVPRRIQNLVPAMQDVLERTGVRWGTHGRLDEAADIRPNPARNGHGGPVYVRNAISRVDLMAKAGCAYIGFGAESASPRILEAMGKGGFILSNGTQRWQGHEFPVTMMEGVKRTREAGIHGNCTWIMGYPGETLEDLKNTVAFIQWQEEFYTAGAATDSPEHYAARRAVNKSMFTATAYPGTEMFGDPDVKRVLQEEFGVQFDPESGRPVPNESLHEYVLQLDDATKVLFNRDGRPLNYSAMPPEVFMEARSYVDRGEIFRILEM is encoded by the coding sequence ATGCACACCCGGGGCTCGTACACTCACCCTGGGGCCGTCGTAAGTCAGCTCTCCCCCGGTGACGTGGAGGGCGCGAGGGTCATGCTCATCAACATGCCCCTGCGGGAAAGCGCCCCGCCGAACGTCGCCCCGCTCGGTCCCGCCCTCCTCGCGGCACGGCTCCGTCAGTTCGGCGCAATCCCCGTCATCGTGGATCTCAACGCGTATCGTCTTCCGACTTCCGACTTACGACTTACGACTCACGAACAGTTCGATCCCGTGGGCCAACCTCTCGCCTACGCGAAGTCGCCCGGCGCGGGCCGCCATCTGTCGCTTGCGGAAGCCGAGGCGCTGATTGCGAAGTACCTCGACAGGCATGGCGATCAGGACCTCATCGCCTTCTCTGGACTCATCACCACCCTCCGCTGGCAGGAGAATCTGGCCCGGGTGATCCGAAGCATTCAACCGCGCGCGATCCTGGCCACCGGTAACGGCCTCGCCACGGAATTCCGCGAGGATTTGTTTCGATGGATCCCGGAACTGAATGCCGTATGCCATTCGGAAGGGGACGACGCCATTCTCAAAATGGCCTACGACGCGAAGTTGATCCGCGCCGTGGGAGTGAAAGCGGCCGTATTGAGCGGGAAGCTTGAGCCGTACTTCATGGAGTGCACGGCGGATGGTCAGCCTCGGTTCGCCTATCACGGTGGCCGGCCGGACGATCTGGATTCACTCCCATTTCCTGCGTGGGACCTCATGGAGGAGGACGTCGACGGCGTGCGGGTCCTTGAAACGTACCTCCGCAATCCGATCTGGGGCGGGGGCTCCCGCAACAGCTCCGCGGCGCCCTTCTCCATGGCCAGGAGTCTCTCCACCGTGAGCAGCCGCGGCTGCCCGTTCGATTGCAAATTCTGTTTCCGAGGCGCACAGGGGGAGCGGAACTACGGCGTCCGTTCGGCGGAAAACCTGGCGCAGGAAATCGCCCTCTTTTCGGAGAAATACAAGTTGGATTTCATGGGAATCACGGATGACAATTTCATGGTCGTCCCGCGGCGGATTCAAAACCTGGTCCCTGCCATGCAGGACGTGTTGGAACGAACCGGGGTGCGTTGGGGAACCCACGGCCGCTTGGATGAAGCCGCCGATATCCGACCCAACCCGGCTCGAAACGGTCACGGTGGGCCCGTCTATGTTCGCAACGCCATCAGTCGTGTCGATCTCATGGCGAAGGCCGGCTGCGCCTACATCGGTTTTGGAGCGGAGAGCGCCAGCCCACGGATCCTGGAGGCGATGGGGAAGGGTGGGTTCATCCTTTCAAACGGCACCCAGCGGTGGCAGGGCCACGAGTTCCCCGTGACGATGATGGAGGGGGTGAAACGCACGCGGGAGGCCGGCATCCACGGAAATTGCACGTGGATCATGGGCTATCCCGGCGAAACCTTGGAAGACCTGAAGAACACCGTGGCGTTCATCCAGTGGCAGGAAGAGTTCTACACGGCCGGCGCGGCGACAGACTCACCGGAACACTACGCGGCACGGCGCGCGGTCAACAAATCCATGTTTACGGCGACGGCCTATCCGGGAACGGAGATGTTCGGCGATCCCGATGTGAAGCGGGTGCTCCAGGAAGAGTTTGGTGTCCAGTTCGATCCGGAATCCGGTCGACCCGTGCCCAATGAATCCCTGCACGAATACGTTCTCCAATTGGACGATGCGACGAAAGTCCTCTTCAACCGGGACGGCCGGCCGCTGAACTACAGCGCCATGCCGCCGGAGGTCTTCATGGAGGCCCGGTCATACGTAGACCGGGGAGAGATCTTCCGAATTTTGGAAATGTGA
- a CDS encoding FAD-binding protein, producing the protein MNVHSTEVAVVGGGAAGIWAAAAALRAGARVMLLDKGHAGYSGSSFYFLNRSWGYQTVLPSDPAETRNEIVREILDAGGDEIDSRRAEILVDESWTQLEELLRWGARLRTAGGGSVRVRGCFGRREHAVCIDEHRRAFRKLARSITAMNRWTALGLLLEAGRVVGVRGVNRKGESEVVFARAVILATGGAAGLYRHFLGDPGNWGLGYALASQAGAKLRGLEFIQFMLARPGKKYPEFFSCNELASGWAVPEPPLAEAIRRSLPPGGDVDRIYRDRSGHFPFSTRDASYPFDAAVAESPRPRMRLTHGRNAILDVFHAAHAFNGGIETDEWGRTTVEGLYAVGEAAGGIHGADRLGGTMIPACLVFGRRAGESAARWTEIRRASGATARRVRPQRDIVSLSGRREVERRRLAVIRDVMSRAVGVVRTQEGLEQGIHSLNSILDEISCERDRIDFSESGSISELAAKAGTLIAQAALDRAESKGPHYRADSAH; encoded by the coding sequence GTGAACGTCCATTCCACCGAAGTCGCCGTCGTCGGTGGTGGCGCCGCGGGAATCTGGGCTGCCGCCGCGGCACTACGGGCCGGGGCACGGGTGATGCTTCTCGACAAAGGGCATGCCGGCTACTCCGGTTCCAGCTTCTACTTCTTGAACCGGAGTTGGGGGTATCAAACGGTACTTCCCTCCGATCCGGCGGAAACCCGGAACGAAATCGTCCGTGAAATTCTGGATGCGGGGGGCGACGAGATCGATTCCCGCCGTGCTGAAATTCTGGTGGATGAATCGTGGACGCAACTTGAAGAGCTCCTTCGTTGGGGCGCTCGGCTGCGAACGGCGGGCGGTGGATCTGTTCGCGTACGCGGATGCTTCGGCCGGCGCGAACACGCCGTGTGCATCGACGAACACCGCCGCGCATTCCGGAAACTGGCGCGATCCATCACAGCCATGAATCGCTGGACCGCCCTCGGTCTTCTTCTGGAAGCCGGAAGAGTGGTGGGAGTCCGGGGCGTGAATCGGAAGGGTGAATCCGAAGTCGTTTTCGCCCGCGCCGTGATTCTGGCGACCGGCGGCGCCGCGGGGCTGTACCGCCATTTCCTGGGCGACCCCGGCAACTGGGGACTCGGGTACGCCCTGGCCTCCCAGGCAGGCGCGAAACTCAGAGGGCTGGAATTCATCCAGTTCATGCTCGCTCGACCCGGGAAGAAATACCCGGAGTTCTTTTCGTGCAATGAGCTGGCCTCCGGATGGGCCGTTCCCGAACCGCCGCTCGCCGAGGCGATTCGACGCTCGCTTCCGCCTGGCGGGGACGTGGATCGGATCTACCGTGATCGCTCGGGGCACTTTCCCTTCAGCACGCGCGACGCGTCCTACCCTTTCGATGCGGCCGTGGCTGAATCCCCGCGGCCACGGATGAGGCTGACCCACGGGCGAAACGCAATCCTGGATGTCTTCCACGCCGCGCATGCGTTCAACGGCGGCATCGAGACGGATGAATGGGGCCGCACCACGGTGGAAGGCCTGTACGCGGTTGGGGAAGCCGCGGGCGGCATCCACGGGGCCGATCGCTTGGGAGGCACGATGATTCCGGCCTGTCTCGTATTCGGTCGGCGTGCCGGCGAGAGCGCGGCGCGTTGGACCGAAATTCGGCGCGCATCAGGCGCCACAGCACGTCGCGTGAGGCCGCAGCGTGACATTGTGTCACTCTCTGGTCGGCGCGAGGTAGAGCGCCGGCGGTTGGCCGTCATCCGGGATGTCATGTCCCGTGCAGTTGGGGTGGTCCGTACCCAAGAGGGACTGGAGCAGGGCATTCATTCGCTGAATTCCATTCTTGATGAAATTTCTTGCGAGCGAGACCGAATCGACTTCTCCGAATCGGGGTCGATCTCGGAACTCGCGGCGAAGGCGGGTACCCTGATCGCGCAGGCAGCGCTCGATCGAGCCGAGTCGAAAGGCCCCCACTATCGCGCAGATTCAGCCCACTAA